In the genome of Ignavibacteria bacterium, one region contains:
- the pheT gene encoding phenylalanine--tRNA ligase subunit beta: MKISLNWLKDYIPDLKLDNLDKFVDDLVELGFDIESIENEGDIFKNFVVGEVIEKAKHPDADKLSLCKVNVGGSELLNIVCGAPNVEAGQKVCVAMIGAIVPNGQFEIKKSKIRGAVSEGMICSAKELNLTDDHSGIMVLDANAKPGTPFSDFLDKNDYIFDIWVPPNRGDLSSHIGMAREIAALYNLKLNIPKTDKNYKDGVGQTQDFIKISIEDKENCKRFTGRLIKDIKVGESPDWLKKKLIAVGLRPINNIVDITNYVMFETGQPLHAFDYDKIRGKEIIVKRANKGDKFTTLDSKQRELNENSLMICDKNGYVGIAGIMGGENSEITSDTKNFFLEVAYFNPISIRKNAKRLGMLTDASTRFEKGVDINGVEQASLRATHLIKELANGKVSDDLYDVYPEKFASIEIGIRAQMASKVIGVDITEDEIKSLLEKIEIKFIKKDGDNLIFAIPEFRRYDIEREYDLIEEVMRLKGYNTVRAEERVTMSFSSDDKYTEEYLKTLDIKDYLTGRGFNEIITQTIQNSELIKIFGINPVLLENPQSAELNALRVNLDIGLLRVVKNNINHSGKEISLKLYEAGKIFRNGNKYIENNELTMAFYGLYDFKTHKLQKRRYDIFDVKGEIEMFLQRMNIENVKLFYYNDLAYSSNFIEVRISDRTIGKIYKANADLLNKFEIEGDVFIGSLNLDLIIPPSFRKNYYREISKFPVVKRDLAIVVDKKTKYEELVKILNSKNAENLKSVELFDIYEDDKLGKDKKSLAFSLEFLSKDKTLSDEEVNAQIKKLVKKLESETGAVLRN, encoded by the coding sequence GTGAAGATAAGTTTAAACTGGCTTAAAGATTACATACCGGATTTAAAGCTTGATAACCTCGATAAATTCGTTGATGACCTTGTCGAATTGGGTTTTGACATAGAATCAATTGAGAATGAAGGCGATATTTTCAAGAATTTCGTCGTTGGGGAAGTTATTGAAAAAGCTAAGCATCCTGATGCAGATAAATTGAGCTTATGCAAGGTAAATGTGGGCGGGAGCGAACTTTTGAACATCGTTTGCGGCGCTCCGAACGTTGAAGCCGGACAAAAGGTCTGTGTTGCTATGATTGGCGCAATTGTGCCGAACGGACAGTTTGAAATCAAAAAATCCAAAATCCGCGGAGCAGTTTCTGAAGGAATGATTTGCTCTGCAAAAGAGCTTAACTTAACCGACGACCATTCGGGAATAATGGTGCTTGATGCTAACGCAAAACCCGGGACTCCATTTTCAGATTTTTTAGATAAGAACGATTATATATTCGATATCTGGGTTCCCCCAAATCGCGGTGACCTTTCTTCTCATATCGGCATGGCTCGCGAAATTGCCGCATTGTATAATTTAAAGCTTAATATTCCTAAAACTGATAAAAATTATAAAGACGGTGTTGGTCAGACTCAAGACTTTATAAAAATCTCAATTGAGGACAAAGAAAATTGCAAAAGATTTACAGGCAGGTTAATCAAAGATATTAAAGTCGGTGAATCTCCCGACTGGCTCAAGAAAAAACTTATTGCAGTCGGACTTCGTCCTATAAATAATATTGTTGATATCACGAACTATGTAATGTTTGAAACAGGTCAGCCGCTTCATGCATTCGATTACGATAAAATTCGCGGTAAAGAAATAATCGTTAAACGCGCAAACAAAGGCGATAAATTCACGACTCTTGACTCAAAACAGCGTGAGTTAAATGAAAACTCGCTTATGATTTGCGATAAAAACGGTTATGTAGGCATTGCAGGAATAATGGGCGGGGAAAACTCTGAAATCACAAGTGACACAAAGAATTTCTTTCTTGAAGTAGCTTATTTCAATCCAATCAGCATCCGCAAGAATGCAAAACGCTTGGGAATGCTGACAGATGCTTCGACAAGATTCGAGAAAGGTGTTGACATAAACGGAGTTGAACAAGCTTCACTACGGGCAACACACTTAATAAAAGAACTTGCAAACGGGAAAGTATCGGATGACTTATATGATGTTTACCCTGAAAAATTTGCTTCTATTGAAATCGGCATAAGAGCGCAAATGGCATCAAAAGTTATTGGAGTTGATATAACCGAAGATGAAATTAAAAGCTTGCTTGAGAAAATCGAAATTAAGTTCATCAAGAAAGACGGTGACAACTTAATTTTTGCTATTCCTGAATTCCGAAGATATGATATTGAAAGAGAATATGACCTTATAGAAGAAGTTATGCGATTAAAAGGTTACAATACCGTTCGGGCAGAAGAACGGGTGACAATGAGTTTTTCTTCAGATGATAAATACACCGAAGAGTATTTAAAGACGTTGGACATTAAAGATTACCTCACAGGTCGTGGATTTAATGAGATAATTACACAGACAATCCAGAACAGCGAGTTGATAAAAATTTTTGGTATCAACCCTGTGCTTTTGGAAAATCCGCAATCAGCAGAGCTTAATGCACTTAGAGTAAATCTTGATATAGGATTGCTTAGAGTTGTTAAGAATAACATAAATCATTCAGGTAAAGAGATTTCACTTAAGCTTTATGAAGCCGGGAAGATATTCAGAAATGGAAATAAGTACATTGAGAATAATGAGTTAACAATGGCATTTTATGGACTTTATGACTTTAAAACACATAAGTTGCAGAAAAGACGGTATGATATATTCGATGTTAAAGGTGAAATCGAAATGTTCTTGCAAAGAATGAATATTGAAAATGTTAAATTATTTTATTATAATGACTTAGCTTATAGTTCTAATTTCATTGAAGTTAGGATTTCTGACAGGACGATAGGAAAAATTTACAAAGCTAACGCTGATTTACTGAATAAATTTGAGATTGAAGGTGATGTATTCATAGGTTCTTTGAATTTAGATTTGATAATTCCACCAAGCTTTAGGAAGAATTATTACCGGGAAATATCAAAATTCCCTGTTGTTAAGCGTGACCTGGCAATTGTGGTTGACAAAAAGACGAAGTATGAAGAACTGGTGAAGATTTTGAATAGCAAAAATGCTGAAAATCTGAAATCGGTTGAGTTATTTGACATATATGAAGATGATAAGCTTGGTAAAGATAAAAAAAGTCTGGCATTTTCATTGGAGTTTTTATCTAAAGACAAAACTTTAAGCGATGAAGAAGTTAATGCCCAGATAAAAAAGCTGGTTAAAAAACTTGAGAGTGAAACAGGAGCTGTTTTAAGAAACTAA
- a CDS encoding ABC transporter ATP-binding protein, with product MIEIKNLKKSFGKNKVLDGVNLKITDGETLVIIGRSGCGKSVLLKHIIGLLKPDEGEVLIEGKNIVTMGEKELYAVRKKFGFLFQGAALFDSMSVGENVGLFLKENTSMSPDEIEKVIEEKLDIVGLKKIEHMMPADLSGGMKKRVSLARSLASDPEYILYDEPTTGLDPVMSDQIDDLIKDLAEKLKVTSIVVTHDIFSVYDVADRVAMMHEGKIYFEGTPQELTDSKDELIRNFLHRTKKTL from the coding sequence ATGATTGAAATTAAAAATCTCAAAAAAAGCTTCGGTAAAAATAAAGTTCTGGATGGAGTGAACCTTAAGATTACTGATGGGGAAACCCTGGTAATTATCGGAAGAAGCGGATGCGGAAAATCTGTTCTGTTAAAGCATATAATAGGGTTGTTAAAACCTGATGAAGGTGAAGTCCTCATAGAAGGAAAAAATATCGTTACGATGGGCGAAAAAGAATTATATGCCGTAAGAAAAAAATTCGGTTTTCTTTTTCAGGGAGCTGCTCTTTTTGACTCAATGTCAGTTGGTGAAAACGTAGGGTTATTTCTTAAAGAAAATACAAGCATGTCTCCTGATGAAATAGAAAAAGTAATCGAGGAAAAGCTTGATATTGTGGGCTTAAAAAAAATAGAACATATGATGCCTGCTGATTTATCAGGCGGTATGAAAAAAAGAGTTTCCTTGGCTCGCTCGCTTGCTTCTGACCCGGAATATATTCTTTATGATGAACCGACTACTGGACTCGATCCGGTCATGAGCGACCAGATTGACGACCTTATTAAAGACCTTGCTGAAAAACTTAAAGTAACTTCTATTGTAGTAACACATGATATCTTCAGCGTATATGACGTTGCGGATAGGGTAGCAATGATGCATGAAGGAAAGATTTATTTTGAGGGAACTCCGCAGGAACTTACGGATTCGAAAGATGAACTAATTAGAAATTTCCTCCATAGAACAAAGAAAACTCTTTAA
- the pyrE gene encoding orotate phosphoribosyltransferase: protein MQEEEVLKIFRQTGAFLEGHFILTSGHHSPHYFQCAKVLQYPEYNSLFASHIAQNFKDKKINVVVTPAVGGIVLGTEVGRQLNCRSIFAERENGKMKLRRGFEINKGDNVLVCEDVVTTGGSVFEVIDCVKEAGGKLTGVGYIIDRSNGKVNFGVEQFSLTKIDVIKYKEDEIPDWLKEIPVTKPGSRSLK, encoded by the coding sequence ATGCAAGAGGAAGAAGTATTAAAAATCTTCAGGCAAACGGGAGCGTTTCTTGAGGGTCATTTCATTCTTACTTCCGGACACCACAGTCCACATTATTTTCAATGCGCGAAAGTTCTTCAGTACCCTGAATACAATTCTTTATTTGCATCTCACATCGCTCAGAATTTCAAAGACAAAAAAATTAACGTTGTCGTTACACCCGCGGTTGGAGGAATTGTTCTCGGAACTGAAGTCGGAAGACAGCTAAATTGCAGAAGTATTTTTGCCGAACGAGAAAATGGAAAAATGAAGCTTCGCCGCGGATTTGAAATAAACAAAGGTGATAATGTGCTTGTCTGCGAAGATGTTGTAACAACCGGAGGAAGCGTATTTGAAGTAATCGACTGCGTTAAAGAAGCAGGAGGCAAACTAACAGGAGTGGGTTACATTATTGACAGAAGCAATGGTAAAGTAAACTTCGGTGTTGAACAGTTTTCGCTTACAAAAATAGATGTGATAAAATACAAAGAAGATGAAATACCTGACTGGTTGAAAGAAATTCCTGTAACGAAACCGGGCAGCAGAAGCCTGAAATAA
- a CDS encoding T9SS type A sorting domain-containing protein, with the protein MRFLIILLFCSLLPKAIFPQSNWNEILNLETTVNITGIHFLNNDTGWVCADANSHIKVLKTYDNGKNWDTSLIQSSYTPEDIYFININTGFIACNSGKIYKTTNGGDDWFLSSCIECGTEDDFLQVIFINENTGFAPGGSLYKTVDAGNNWYKIPEVPNALFGFFHPLYNDWLFSYNSYKSTDNGSNWINSVTIPPLTQGWFINNTSGWAIGGHSSTQHIYKTINGGESWTLIKSPQIQYAKLQSISSDTVWVASENKILRTYNSGVNWTLFEFPYFGYYHSDFQFVSGKTGWVASKNKLFYTDNGGSVSINLISNEIPSQYHLSQNYPNPFNPITKIQYQIPKSGFVSIKVYDINGKEIVTLVNENHQAGTFEAIFDGSNSASGIYFYRIQAGDFVETKKMMLTK; encoded by the coding sequence ATGAGATTTTTAATCATATTATTATTTTGTTCATTATTACCCAAAGCAATATTTCCCCAATCTAACTGGAATGAAATTTTAAATTTAGAAACTACAGTTAATATTACTGGCATTCATTTTTTAAATAATGATACAGGCTGGGTATGCGCAGATGCAAATTCTCACATAAAAGTTTTAAAAACGTATGATAACGGTAAAAATTGGGACACAAGTTTAATACAATCTAGCTATACACCGGAAGATATTTACTTTATTAATATTAATACGGGATTTATTGCCTGTAATAGCGGTAAAATTTATAAAACAACTAATGGAGGAGATGATTGGTTTTTATCAAGCTGTATTGAATGCGGGACTGAAGATGATTTTCTTCAAGTTATTTTCATAAATGAAAACACAGGTTTTGCACCCGGAGGTTCTCTTTATAAAACAGTAGATGCTGGTAATAATTGGTATAAAATTCCTGAGGTGCCTAATGCTTTATTTGGATTTTTCCATCCGCTATATAATGATTGGTTATTCAGTTATAATAGTTATAAATCAACAGACAATGGAAGCAATTGGATTAATTCAGTAACAATTCCTCCACTAACGCAGGGTTGGTTTATAAATAATACATCAGGATGGGCTATTGGTGGCCATTCAAGCACACAACATATTTATAAAACCATAAATGGTGGAGAAAGCTGGACACTAATTAAAAGTCCTCAAATTCAATACGCAAAACTTCAGTCGATTTCATCTGATACAGTTTGGGTTGCATCTGAAAATAAAATTTTAAGAACATATAACTCTGGAGTTAACTGGACATTATTTGAATTTCCATACTTTGGATATTATCATTCAGATTTTCAATTTGTAAGTGGAAAAACCGGATGGGTTGCATCAAAAAATAAATTGTTTTATACAGATAACGGAGGTAGTGTCAGTATTAATTTGATTTCAAACGAAATTCCTTCTCAATACCATCTCTCTCAAAACTATCCAAATCCATTTAACCCTATTACTAAAATTCAATATCAAATTCCTAAATCCGGATTTGTGAGTATCAAAGTTTATGATATTAACGGTAAAGAAATAGTCACACTCGTTAATGAAAATCATCAGGCAGGGACTTTTGAAGCAATATTCGACGGCAGCAATTCTGCAAGCGGAATTTATTTTTACAGGATTCAGGCAGGGGATTTTGTCGAAACTAAGAAAATGATGCTAACAAAATAG
- a CDS encoding phosphate acyltransferase: MTSIFMTLKNILHLKSGRKIKTIIFPESYDERIIWATRVILKEKSAKVILINTGKDLSKHFNDSELLDIIDINFNEQFLDDYFALKKAKRPEITIEQCKRDLSDPLIFSCMLLRNGYADGVIAGSIYSTTDVLRASISVVGLAENNKTVSSFFLFHFPKTSPHKDKILAYADSGVIPNPTVEQLSDIAIQTAKNYKKLTSITPKIAFLSFSTKGSAKDASLDKILQAYELTKKREPKLIADAELQFDAAFVPNVAKRKNPKGSIKGDANVFIFPDLNAGNIAYKITERIGGAIATGPIVQGLAKPVMDLSRGCEVSDIVNMSYVISKF, from the coding sequence ATGACTTCAATTTTTATGACTCTTAAAAACATACTTCATCTTAAATCCGGTAGAAAAATTAAGACGATAATCTTTCCCGAATCGTATGATGAAAGAATTATCTGGGCTACGAGAGTTATATTAAAAGAGAAATCTGCAAAGGTCATTTTAATAAATACCGGGAAAGATTTATCAAAGCATTTCAATGATTCTGAGTTATTAGATATAATAGACATTAATTTTAATGAACAGTTTTTAGATGATTATTTTGCCTTAAAGAAAGCAAAAAGACCTGAGATTACTATTGAACAATGCAAACGAGATTTGAGCGACCCGCTGATTTTTTCATGCATGCTTTTGAGAAACGGCTATGCTGATGGAGTGATTGCAGGAAGCATTTATTCTACCACTGATGTTTTGAGGGCATCGATTTCGGTTGTCGGGCTTGCTGAAAACAACAAAACAGTTTCATCATTTTTTCTTTTTCATTTTCCGAAGACTAGTCCGCATAAAGATAAAATTCTTGCTTATGCTGACAGCGGGGTGATTCCAAATCCGACGGTTGAGCAGTTGTCAGATATTGCAATTCAAACCGCAAAGAATTATAAGAAATTAACATCGATAACTCCAAAAATTGCATTTCTTTCTTTCTCAACAAAAGGAAGTGCAAAAGATGCAAGTCTTGATAAAATCCTTCAAGCTTATGAACTGACTAAAAAGCGTGAACCGAAATTGATTGCAGATGCAGAGCTCCAGTTCGATGCGGCGTTTGTTCCAAATGTTGCGAAGAGAAAAAATCCAAAGGGATCAATTAAAGGTGACGCAAATGTATTTATATTTCCTGATTTGAATGCAGGTAATATCGCATATAAAATTACAGAAAGAATCGGAGGAGCCATCGCAACAGGACCTATTGTTCAGGGGCTTGCAAAACCTGTTATGGACTTATCAAGAGGTTGTGAAGTTAGCGACATAGTGAATATGTCATATGTAATTTCGAAGTTCTGA
- the ftsY gene encoding signal recognition particle-docking protein FtsY codes for MAFFDKFKKLKDSLTKTKDDLFGKVNRLVNAKRTIDDEFLQELEAIFISSDIGYDTTEKLIENIKERAKKERYDSDEELNALINNAIKDVFAENLSDFKTFDFNTDKKPYVIMIVGVNGVGKTTSIGKLAYNFKNAGKSVVIGSADTFRAAANDQLDVWAKRAGVEIVQKPQTKDPASVAFDTVKEAIDKNTDVAIIDTAGRLHNKSHLMEELKKVKRVMQKLIPDAPHETFLVIDATTGQNGLNQAKEFSQALGGLTGIILTKLDGTAKGGIVIKINHDLKIPVRFIGVGEQIDDLQLFDHDNYVNALFEKQEA; via the coding sequence ATGGCTTTTTTTGATAAGTTTAAAAAATTAAAAGATTCACTAACTAAAACGAAGGACGATTTATTCGGAAAAGTTAACCGTTTAGTTAATGCAAAACGGACTATTGATGACGAGTTTCTGCAGGAACTTGAAGCGATTTTTATTTCTTCGGATATCGGGTATGATACAACAGAAAAATTAATTGAAAACATTAAAGAACGCGCAAAGAAAGAAAGATACGATTCTGATGAAGAGCTTAATGCATTGATTAATAATGCCATCAAAGATGTTTTTGCAGAAAATCTTTCGGACTTTAAAACATTTGATTTTAATACAGATAAAAAACCTTATGTAATAATGATTGTAGGAGTGAACGGAGTCGGCAAAACAACTTCAATAGGAAAGCTTGCTTATAATTTTAAGAATGCAGGAAAATCGGTTGTGATTGGTTCTGCAGATACATTCCGTGCGGCAGCAAATGACCAGCTTGATGTTTGGGCTAAGCGCGCAGGAGTTGAGATTGTTCAGAAACCGCAGACAAAAGATCCTGCATCGGTTGCATTTGATACGGTTAAAGAAGCAATCGATAAAAATACTGATGTTGCGATTATTGATACTGCAGGACGATTGCATAACAAATCACATTTAATGGAAGAGTTGAAAAAAGTTAAGCGTGTCATGCAAAAATTAATTCCCGATGCTCCGCACGAGACGTTTTTGGTTATCGATGCAACGACAGGACAAAATGGTTTGAACCAGGCAAAAGAATTTTCACAGGCACTCGGCGGTTTGACAGGAATTATTCTTACAAAACTCGATGGCACTGCAAAAGGCGGCATAGTAATAAAAATAAATCACGATTTGAAAATTCCAGTTCGGTTTATCGGTGTCGGTGAACAGATTGACGATTTACAGTTATTTGACCATGATAATTACGTGAATGCATTATTCGAAAAACAAGAAGCTTGA
- the murI gene encoding glutamate racemase, whose amino-acid sequence MIDNISPKNPIGIFDSGIGGLTVAKAVFEQLPSENIIYLGDTARLPYGTKSRETIILYSIECVKFLLKKKVKMIVVACNTASSVALPFISKITKIPVIGVIEPGSKAASENTRNNKIGVIGTLGTVKSKAYDKFIQRYNKKADIKSQACSLFVQLAEDGWTDNKIAEMVANEYLADFKKSKIDTVILGCTHYPVLKNTISKVLGKNIKLIDSGNEAAKEVKKILEKTNIQNPSKKIGYHKFYVTDFPNKFKEISERFLGKNIRDVKKIKLN is encoded by the coding sequence TTGATAGACAATATCTCTCCTAAAAATCCCATTGGAATATTCGACTCAGGAATCGGCGGTTTGACCGTTGCAAAAGCTGTTTTTGAACAACTCCCGTCTGAAAATATCATATATCTTGGCGACACAGCACGTCTTCCGTATGGAACAAAATCACGCGAGACAATAATACTTTACTCCATAGAGTGTGTAAAATTTCTGCTTAAGAAAAAAGTTAAGATGATAGTTGTTGCCTGCAATACGGCTTCTTCCGTTGCGCTGCCTTTTATTAGCAAGATAACAAAGATTCCGGTTATCGGTGTAATAGAGCCGGGCTCAAAAGCAGCATCCGAAAACACGCGCAATAACAAAATAGGAGTCATCGGAACTTTAGGAACGGTCAAAAGCAAAGCATATGATAAATTTATTCAGCGGTATAATAAAAAAGCGGATATAAAATCACAGGCATGCAGTTTGTTTGTGCAGCTAGCTGAAGACGGCTGGACCGATAACAAAATTGCAGAGATGGTAGCAAACGAATATCTTGCGGATTTTAAAAAATCAAAAATCGATACTGTGATTCTCGGATGCACGCATTATCCGGTGCTTAAAAATACAATTTCAAAAGTTCTCGGTAAAAACATAAAATTGATTGACTCAGGAAACGAAGCGGCAAAAGAAGTGAAAAAAATTCTTGAGAAAACCAATATACAGAACCCAAGCAAAAAAATCGGCTATCATAAATTTTATGTTACTGACTTCCCCAATAAATTCAAAGAAATTTCCGAAAGATTTTTAGGAAAAAATATTCGAGACGTTAAAAAAATCAAACTAAACTAA
- a CDS encoding cell division protein ZapA encodes MQNQGIKVRIFNSEYNLQGENAAEVERLANYVDNMMQKINYESPNQSVETIAVVSALNAAETMFKEKDNAKKIEHEQLSHIDKCSDKIDEISRLIDENL; translated from the coding sequence ATGCAAAATCAGGGAATCAAGGTCAGAATATTTAACAGCGAGTACAATCTCCAGGGGGAAAATGCCGCTGAGGTCGAAAGATTGGCAAATTATGTTGATAACATGATGCAGAAAATAAATTACGAATCACCCAATCAGTCAGTTGAAACAATTGCGGTGGTTTCTGCATTAAATGCAGCAGAGACTATGTTTAAGGAAAAGGATAATGCGAAAAAGATTGAACATGAACAGCTTTCACATATCGACAAATGTTCTGATAAAATTGATGAGATTTCCAGATTAATAGATGAGAATTTGTAA
- the mnmA gene encoding tRNA 2-thiouridine(34) synthase MnmA, translating into MTEKNKNITHPVPAGHPSQKGITVVVAMSGGVDSSVAAYLLKEQGYNLIGITMKTWGYDDIPEKDSGCCSLETIYSARNVATELGFPHYTLDFTDTFNDIVISNFVDEYMKGNTPNPCVLCNKEIKWGALLRKAESLGASYIATGHYAKLDYDENTKRHFVSVAVDKQKDQSYALWRVSQEALSKTLFPLGGYTKPEIRKIAGELGLKPANTPDSQEICFVPNDNYRELLQIRIPDFAEKFKEGDLVYKDKKIGTHKGFPNYTIGQRRGLNVALGKPVYVSKIDPEHNIVVIDDEENLYNSSFIVREINLMKIDKLDKPMEVRVKIRYKDDGASAIIEQIDDTHIKVTFSEPKKSITPGQSAVFYDDDDVIGGGIIDRILK; encoded by the coding sequence ATGACAGAAAAGAATAAAAATATTACACACCCCGTCCCTGCGGGACACCCTTCTCAAAAGGGGATTACTGTAGTAGTGGCGATGAGCGGTGGGGTTGATTCTTCCGTTGCGGCTTATTTATTGAAGGAGCAGGGTTATAACCTTATCGGGATTACTATGAAGACCTGGGGATATGATGACATTCCCGAAAAAGATTCAGGATGCTGTTCGCTTGAAACTATTTATAGTGCGCGAAACGTTGCAACTGAGCTTGGCTTTCCGCATTATACTCTGGATTTTACTGATACTTTTAATGATATAGTTATAAGTAATTTTGTCGATGAATATATGAAAGGTAATACTCCAAACCCTTGTGTCCTTTGCAACAAAGAAATCAAGTGGGGTGCGCTTTTGAGAAAAGCAGAATCACTCGGCGCTTCATATATTGCAACGGGACATTATGCAAAACTGGATTACGACGAAAACACAAAAAGACATTTTGTGAGTGTTGCAGTCGATAAACAAAAAGACCAGTCTTATGCATTGTGGAGAGTTTCACAGGAAGCATTGAGCAAGACACTCTTCCCTCTCGGCGGATACACAAAACCTGAAATAAGGAAAATTGCCGGGGAACTTGGATTGAAGCCGGCGAATACTCCCGACTCACAGGAAATATGTTTTGTACCAAATGATAACTACCGTGAGCTTCTGCAAATCCGCATTCCTGATTTTGCAGAAAAATTTAAAGAGGGTGATTTAGTTTATAAAGATAAAAAAATTGGAACACACAAAGGATTTCCAAATTATACAATTGGTCAAAGACGCGGTCTTAATGTTGCGCTTGGCAAGCCGGTATATGTTTCTAAAATCGACCCTGAGCATAATATCGTTGTAATAGATGATGAAGAAAATTTATATAATTCTTCATTTATTGTTCGAGAAATTAACCTGATGAAAATCGATAAATTAGATAAACCGATGGAAGTTCGTGTAAAAATCCGTTATAAAGACGACGGTGCATCTGCTATTATAGAGCAAATTGATGATACACATATAAAAGTAACGTTTTCCGAACCGAAGAAGTCAATTACACCCGGGCAATCGGCAGTTTTTTATGACGACGATGATGTTATTGGTGGCGGGATAATTGATAGAATTTTGAAATAG
- a CDS encoding acyl-CoA dehydrogenase family protein, with protein sequence MDFKLSERELEVKKLARDFAENEIAPVIMQYDESQEFPMDIANKLGEMGFLGIIFPEEYGGANFSPLEYCIIIEEISRIDPSMGLTIAAHNGLCTNHIYSFANDELKKKYLPDLTSGKKLGAWGLTENVSGSDAGGMATTAAKKDGHYVINGSKLFITHGSVGETAVVTAVTDKSKGNNGISAFILEKGWKGFNVGKKENKLGMRSSDTAELIFENVEVPAENLIGEEGQGYKQALQILDGGRIAIAALSVGIAQGAFDASIKYAKERKQFGKPLSDFQGIQFKLSDMATEIDAARLLTYRAAWLREQGQDISLAASMAKYFASEIATKATNEAIQIHGGYGFIKEFPVEKLYRDVKLMTIGEGTSEVQKMVIARKILTMF encoded by the coding sequence ATGGATTTTAAACTTTCAGAAAGAGAGCTTGAAGTAAAGAAGCTTGCGCGTGATTTTGCGGAAAATGAGATTGCTCCCGTAATAATGCAATATGATGAATCGCAGGAATTTCCCATGGACATTGCAAATAAACTCGGTGAGATGGGATTTCTTGGAATTATTTTTCCCGAGGAATATGGCGGAGCAAATTTTTCACCGCTCGAGTATTGCATCATAATAGAAGAGATTTCAAGAATTGACCCGTCAATGGGATTAACAATTGCCGCTCATAACGGCTTATGTACAAACCATATTTACAGTTTCGCAAATGATGAGTTAAAGAAAAAATATTTACCTGATTTAACTTCTGGTAAAAAACTTGGTGCATGGGGTTTGACTGAAAACGTTTCGGGCAGCGATGCAGGCGGAATGGCAACAACAGCGGCTAAGAAAGACGGACATTATGTAATCAACGGCAGCAAATTATTTATTACTCACGGAAGCGTCGGCGAAACTGCAGTTGTTACTGCGGTAACCGATAAATCAAAAGGCAACAATGGTATTTCAGCTTTTATTTTAGAAAAAGGATGGAAAGGTTTTAATGTCGGGAAAAAAGAAAACAAGCTTGGAATGCGTTCATCTGATACAGCGGAGTTGATTTTTGAAAACGTGGAAGTTCCTGCAGAAAATTTAATCGGTGAAGAAGGTCAAGGTTACAAACAAGCATTGCAGATTCTTGACGGCGGAAGAATTGCAATTGCAGCTTTATCAGTCGGTATTGCGCAAGGTGCTTTTGATGCATCAATTAAATATGCAAAAGAAAGAAAACAGTTTGGCAAGCCGCTTTCGGATTTTCAGGGAATACAATTCAAGCTTTCAGACATGGCTACTGAAATCGATGCAGCAAGATTGCTTACTTACCGGGCAGCCTGGCTTAGAGAGCAGGGACAAGATATTTCACTCGCCGCATCAATGGCAAAGTATTTTGCAAGTGAGATTGCTACGAAAGCAACTAACGAAGCAATCCAGATTCACGGCGGATATGGGTTTATCAAAGAGTTCCCGGTTGAAAAACTTTACCGTGATGTTAAGCTTATGACAATCGGAGAAGGGACTTCGGAAGTTCAGAAAATGGTTATTGCAAGAAAAATTCTGACGATGTTTTAA